A window of Mucilaginibacter sp. PAMC 26640 contains these coding sequences:
- a CDS encoding transcriptional regulator: MKVTLTNFDKAFENRIRLQIMSVLVANESYDFNSLKELLDVTDGNLASHLKALEKEEYITVNKSFLGRKPNTKYMASALGVQAFKKHLQALENLIKQQKI, encoded by the coding sequence GTGAAAGTAACGTTAACTAATTTTGATAAGGCTTTTGAGAACCGCATCCGCTTACAGATCATGAGCGTACTGGTGGCCAACGAGAGCTATGACTTTAATTCACTAAAAGAACTGCTGGATGTAACCGACGGTAATCTGGCGTCGCACCTTAAGGCACTGGAGAAGGAGGAGTATATCACCGTGAACAAATCTTTTTTGGGGCGAAAGCCAAATACAAAGTATATGGCTTCGGCTTTGGGTGTACAGGCATTTAAAAAGCACCTGCAAGCACTTGAAAATTTAATAAAACAGCAGAAGATCTAA
- a CDS encoding nicotinate phosphoribosyltransferase: MKRENLILLADAYKYAHHKLYMPGTTNIYSYLESRGGMFDETVFFGLQYFLMEYLQGPAFNQIDLDEAAEFLPQVFGRDDVFDKSKFQYILDKYNGHLPVVIKAVAEGTAVPTGNALMTIENTDPECYWLTNFLETLLMQIWYPCTVATLSNEVRKVITQFYAETATEGSLAGIDFILNDFGFRGVSSVESAKLGGAAHLLSFNGSDNLAASLMASNYYSAEKVYGLSIPATEHSICTLLGQAGELEVFKHVLNTFPTGTIACVSDSYNIFRACEEYWGTELKDQILNRKGTLVIRPDSGDPVMTLLRVFEILFEKFGYTVNDKGYKVLPPQIRVIQGDGVNYDAIKVMYQSLKARQISAENLVLGMGGALLQKVDRDTQKFALKCSSAVINGKQINVEKHPTELDAEGNITQSFKKSKGGRLKLVKINGIFKTVNQHDNPELADELQTVFENGTLIKPVTFEQVKANLKN, encoded by the coding sequence ATGAAACGCGAAAATTTGATCCTCCTGGCTGATGCCTACAAATACGCTCACCATAAATTATACATGCCCGGCACTACCAATATTTACAGCTACCTGGAAAGCCGCGGCGGAATGTTTGACGAAACCGTTTTCTTCGGTCTGCAATATTTTTTAATGGAATACCTGCAGGGGCCGGCATTTAACCAAATAGATTTGGACGAAGCGGCAGAATTTTTACCGCAGGTATTTGGCCGTGATGATGTGTTTGATAAAAGCAAATTCCAATACATCCTTGACAAATACAATGGTCACCTGCCCGTGGTAATAAAAGCCGTAGCCGAGGGTACCGCTGTACCCACCGGTAATGCCCTCATGACCATTGAAAACACCGACCCGGAATGCTACTGGCTCACCAATTTTTTAGAAACCCTGTTGATGCAGATCTGGTACCCCTGCACTGTGGCTACGCTAAGCAATGAGGTGCGCAAAGTAATAACCCAATTTTATGCCGAAACCGCTACGGAAGGCAGCCTGGCCGGGATCGATTTTATACTGAACGATTTTGGCTTTAGGGGTGTAAGCAGTGTGGAGAGCGCAAAATTGGGTGGGGCAGCACACCTGCTCAGTTTTAATGGCAGCGATAATTTGGCTGCATCTTTAATGGCCAGCAACTATTACAGCGCCGAAAAGGTTTATGGCCTTAGCATCCCGGCAACCGAACATAGTATTTGCACCCTGCTGGGCCAGGCCGGCGAGCTGGAGGTTTTTAAACATGTGCTCAATACCTTCCCAACCGGTACGATTGCCTGCGTTAGCGATAGCTATAATATTTTCCGTGCCTGCGAGGAATACTGGGGTACCGAATTGAAGGACCAGATCCTTAACCGCAAGGGTACACTTGTGATCCGCCCGGACAGCGGCGACCCGGTAATGACCCTGCTCAGGGTTTTCGAAATTCTATTCGAGAAATTCGGTTACACGGTTAATGATAAGGGTTACAAGGTTCTCCCTCCGCAGATCAGGGTTATACAAGGCGACGGTGTTAATTACGATGCCATTAAAGTAATGTACCAAAGCTTGAAGGCCCGCCAGATCAGCGCCGAAAACCTGGTACTGGGTATGGGCGGTGCGCTATTACAAAAGGTAGATAGAGATACGCAGAAGTTTGCCCTGAAATGCAGCAGCGCTGTGATTAATGGCAAACAAATAAATGTAGAAAAACACCCAACCGAGCTGGACGCGGAGGGCAACATCACACAAAGTTTTAAAAAGAGCAAAGGTGGCAGGCTGAAACTGGTGAAAATTAATGGCATCTTTAAAACCGTAAACCAGCATGATAACCCGGAACTGGCGGACGAGCTGCAAACCGTTTTTGAGAATGGTACACTCATCAAACCGGTTACTTTTGAGCAGGTGAAAGCCAATTTGAAAAATTAA
- a CDS encoding ribose-phosphate pyrophosphokinase, producing the protein MKKILFHIKAYAYLAEKMLAYSELERGEVEVSTFTDGERYQRIISDIANREVILLGGTVSDEATLELFDLASSLVSYGANSLTLVVPYFGYSTMERAVLSREIVTAKTRARLFSAIPRSNKGNRIYLFDLHSEGIQYYFEHDLYPVHVYCKDLIIEAARQYGGDNFVMASTDAGRAKWVESLANDMGVNAAFILKRRMKGDHTEVSAINADVAGKTVIIYDDMIRSGGSIINAAKTYKEAGADDIIVICTHGLFVNDGLQKLKNCNYIKKLICTDSHVNTQLLKDDFVEVKSLAALICGVV; encoded by the coding sequence ATGAAAAAGATCTTATTCCATATCAAAGCATATGCATACCTGGCAGAAAAGATGCTGGCTTACAGCGAGCTGGAACGCGGCGAAGTTGAGGTAAGCACTTTTACAGATGGTGAACGCTACCAGCGCATCATCAGCGACATTGCCAATCGCGAAGTGATACTTTTAGGAGGAACCGTTAGTGATGAAGCAACACTGGAACTGTTTGACCTTGCTTCCTCGCTGGTGAGTTATGGCGCCAATTCGCTTACACTTGTGGTGCCCTATTTCGGCTACTCTACTATGGAGCGGGCGGTGCTATCCCGCGAGATTGTTACCGCAAAAACCCGGGCAAGGCTGTTCAGCGCTATTCCGCGGAGTAATAAGGGTAACCGGATATACCTGTTCGATCTGCATTCCGAAGGAATCCAGTATTATTTTGAGCACGACCTTTACCCCGTACACGTTTATTGTAAAGACCTGATAATTGAGGCTGCACGGCAATACGGCGGCGATAATTTTGTTATGGCCAGCACAGATGCCGGCAGGGCCAAATGGGTGGAATCGCTGGCGAATGATATGGGGGTAAATGCGGCTTTTATCCTGAAACGCCGCATGAAAGGCGACCATACTGAGGTAAGCGCCATCAACGCAGATGTAGCCGGCAAAACGGTGATCATTTATGATGATATGATCCGCTCGGGAGGCAGCATTATCAATGCGGCCAAAACCTACAAAGAAGCCGGTGCTGATGATATTATTGTTATTTGCACCCACGGGCTGTTTGTGAACGATGGGCTGCAGAAGCTAAAGAATTGCAATTACATCAAAAAGCTCATCTGCACCGATTCGCATGTAAACACGCAGTTGCTAAAGGATGATTTTGTAGAGGTGAAGAGTTTGGCGGCGTTGATTTGCGGGGTGGTATAG
- a CDS encoding RNA 2'-phosphotransferase, with the protein MITEKETTALSKLLSLVLRHQPEAIGIRLDEQGWVAVVELIHQENAHGKLLTPEILSHVVATNAKKRFAFNGAGDMIRASQGHSVDIELGLQPQKPPAMLYHGTASQSVNSILQTGLEKRSRQHVHLSAEIETALVVGKRHGKPVIFEVDALSLHQNGHVFYLSANGVWLTDVVPPTYLKLQ; encoded by the coding sequence ATGATCACTGAAAAAGAAACTACCGCGCTGAGTAAGTTATTAAGCCTTGTGCTTCGCCATCAGCCGGAAGCCATTGGCATCCGGCTTGACGAACAGGGATGGGTAGCCGTTGTGGAACTTATACATCAGGAAAATGCGCACGGTAAATTGCTAACGCCGGAGATACTGAGCCATGTTGTTGCTACTAATGCCAAAAAACGTTTTGCGTTTAACGGGGCCGGCGATATGATCCGCGCCAGTCAGGGCCATTCGGTTGACATTGAATTAGGCCTGCAGCCGCAAAAACCACCCGCCATGCTATACCACGGTACAGCGAGTCAATCGGTTAATAGTATATTGCAAACCGGGTTAGAAAAGCGCAGCCGCCAACACGTGCACCTAAGCGCCGAGATCGAAACCGCGCTGGTGGTAGGCAAACGCCACGGTAAGCCGGTAATATTTGAGGTGGATGCCCTGTCCCTGCATCAAAATGGCCACGTTTTTTACTTGTCAGCAAACGGCGTTTGGCTAACCGATGTGGTGCCACCTACCTATTTAAAATTGCAATAA
- a CDS encoding N-acetylglucosaminyldiphospho-UDP N-acetyl-beta-D-mannosaminyltransferase, protein MDKYQTLKLFDYSVFTSNLDQLDINRDAKFIINTLNQYCYIIAEQDPVYKKALIESDLLLPDGVGIVGAARILKKANIKKIAGADMHNYLLNLMNTECGKCFYLGSSDETLDGIKTRLSVEYPNITVEIYSPPFSEKFTDAENADMVSRINEFKPDVLFVGMTAPKQEKWVYENKNQLNAKVICSIGAVFDFYSETVKRPSKFWINLGLEWFIRLLHEPNHLWRRYLLYGPVFIYVVLKEKMKLVFIGQKQLAD, encoded by the coding sequence ATGGATAAATACCAGACTTTAAAATTATTCGACTATTCTGTTTTTACCTCAAATTTAGATCAACTTGACATCAACCGGGATGCTAAGTTCATCATCAACACCCTTAACCAATATTGCTATATTATTGCAGAGCAAGATCCCGTTTACAAAAAAGCATTAATTGAGTCAGATTTATTATTGCCTGATGGTGTAGGTATAGTTGGTGCAGCCCGGATCTTGAAGAAAGCGAACATCAAAAAAATCGCCGGTGCAGATATGCATAATTACTTGCTCAATTTAATGAATACAGAATGCGGAAAGTGCTTTTATTTAGGGTCGTCGGACGAAACGCTGGATGGTATAAAAACGCGACTATCAGTAGAGTACCCAAATATTACGGTAGAAATCTATTCTCCGCCATTCAGTGAAAAATTTACGGATGCCGAAAATGCCGATATGGTGTCCCGTATCAATGAGTTTAAGCCAGATGTGTTGTTTGTAGGGATGACGGCCCCCAAACAAGAAAAGTGGGTTTATGAAAATAAAAATCAGCTTAATGCTAAAGTAATATGCTCGATAGGTGCGGTTTTCGATTTTTATTCTGAAACCGTTAAACGGCCCAGTAAGTTTTGGATCAACCTTGGTTTAGAATGGTTCATCCGCCTCTTGCATGAACCCAATCACCTTTGGCGCCGTTACTTGTTATACGGCCCTGTATTTATATACGTTGTGTTGAAAGAGAAGATGAAGCTTGTTTTTATCGGGCAAAAACAATTGGCCGACTAG
- a CDS encoding UDP-glucose 6-dehydrogenase, which translates to MSKIITKICCIGAGYVGGPTMSVIAQKCPGIKVTVVDLNQARIDAWNDEDTNNIPVYEPGLPEVVAEARGRNLFFSTNVDEAIAEAEMIFISVNTPTKTYGTGKGMAADLKYIELCARQIARVSKTDKIIVEKSTLPVRTAEAVKSILQNTGNGVQFQILSNPEFLAEGTAIEDLHAPDRILIGGDPTDDGQAAVQALVDIYANWVPRERILTTNLWSSELSKLTANAFLAQRVSSINALSELCEHTGADISEVARSIGTDSRIGPKFLNASVGFGGSCFQKDILNLVYIARSYGLQQVADYWEQVIIMNDHQKRRFGNKIVKTLYNTVSGKKIAFLGWAFKKDTNDTRESPAIFVADDLLNEEAKISVYDPKVSEKQIQGDLNYLHTRSEAKNAELVTVLTDPYENCKDAHAIAIMTEWDEFKAYDWEKIYQNMTKPAFVFDGRNVVDRKKLLDIGFKVYTIGK; encoded by the coding sequence ATGAGCAAAATCATCACTAAAATTTGTTGTATCGGTGCGGGTTACGTGGGTGGCCCTACAATGTCAGTAATTGCACAAAAATGCCCTGGCATCAAGGTTACAGTTGTTGACCTTAACCAGGCACGCATTGATGCCTGGAACGATGAAGATACCAATAACATCCCGGTTTATGAGCCTGGATTACCGGAAGTAGTTGCAGAAGCACGTGGTAGAAATTTATTTTTCTCTACCAATGTTGATGAAGCTATTGCCGAAGCGGAAATGATATTTATATCCGTAAATACCCCGACAAAAACCTATGGAACAGGCAAGGGTATGGCTGCAGATTTAAAGTACATAGAACTTTGTGCACGCCAAATTGCAAGGGTATCAAAAACAGACAAGATCATCGTTGAAAAATCAACCCTTCCCGTTAGGACCGCCGAGGCTGTAAAAAGCATTCTGCAAAACACCGGTAATGGCGTTCAATTTCAAATACTATCTAACCCGGAATTTTTAGCAGAGGGTACCGCAATAGAAGATTTGCACGCGCCAGACAGGATCTTAATTGGTGGCGACCCTACCGATGATGGCCAGGCGGCTGTACAAGCACTGGTGGATATTTATGCTAACTGGGTGCCGCGCGAGCGAATCCTTACTACTAACCTATGGTCCTCAGAATTATCCAAACTTACTGCTAATGCATTTTTGGCGCAAAGAGTATCTTCGATAAACGCCCTTTCTGAACTATGCGAGCATACCGGTGCAGATATATCCGAAGTTGCCCGCTCTATCGGTACCGATAGCCGCATTGGCCCTAAATTTTTAAATGCTTCTGTAGGTTTCGGTGGCTCATGCTTTCAGAAAGACATTCTTAACCTGGTTTATATTGCCCGCTCTTATGGCTTACAACAAGTTGCTGATTACTGGGAGCAGGTGATCATCATGAACGATCATCAGAAACGTCGTTTCGGTAATAAGATCGTAAAAACGCTTTACAACACCGTATCCGGTAAGAAAATCGCGTTCCTGGGTTGGGCATTTAAAAAGGACACAAACGATACCAGGGAATCTCCTGCCATATTTGTTGCTGATGATCTTTTAAACGAAGAGGCCAAAATTTCTGTATACGATCCAAAAGTATCTGAAAAACAGATCCAGGGTGATCTTAACTATCTCCACACACGCAGCGAAGCTAAAAACGCGGAACTGGTTACCGTGTTAACCGATCCGTATGAAAACTGCAAAGACGCTCACGCCATAGCGATCATGACCGAATGGGACGAATTTAAAGCCTATGATTGGGAGAAGATCTATCAGAACATGACCAAACCGGCTTTTGTATTTGACGGGCGGAACGTAGTTGACAGAAAGAAGCTGTTGGATATTGGATTTAAAGTGTATACGATAGGAAAATAA
- a CDS encoding family 2 glycosyl transferase yields MNYTCSLVIRSFNEERHIGRLLEGIKKQTLYPETEVILVDSGSTDDTVKIALEHGAKVVSIKPEEFSFGRALNRGCEMATGKYLLFASAHVYPVYTDWIKKMVQPFDNKSVALVYGKQIGNEITKYSESQIFKKWFPDDSNYSQDHPFCNNANAVVRKELWLNQPYDETLTGLEDLDWARKIEQKGFVIAYEADAPIVHVHEESISKIKNRYMREAIALKRIFPKQRMSLLDFARLYLANTFSDMVHARHDGVLLKNISEIVRFRYMQFWGTYKGFKQGEVNTRLRQRFYYPNGLRKSTIEERENAEKIVYLKGNHAS; encoded by the coding sequence ATGAATTACACTTGCAGCCTGGTTATCAGATCTTTTAATGAAGAGCGGCACATTGGCCGCTTATTAGAAGGCATAAAGAAACAAACTTTATACCCTGAAACCGAGGTAATACTAGTTGATTCCGGCTCTACAGATGATACGGTTAAAATAGCTTTAGAGCACGGTGCCAAAGTAGTTTCAATCAAACCGGAGGAATTTTCCTTTGGCCGTGCGCTAAACAGGGGATGCGAAATGGCAACCGGTAAGTATTTATTATTTGCAAGCGCCCATGTTTACCCGGTTTATACCGATTGGATAAAAAAAATGGTTCAGCCGTTTGATAATAAAAGCGTTGCATTGGTTTACGGCAAACAGATAGGCAACGAAATTACCAAATATTCGGAAAGTCAAATTTTCAAGAAGTGGTTCCCGGATGATTCTAACTATAGTCAGGATCATCCGTTTTGTAACAATGCCAATGCCGTTGTGAGAAAAGAGCTATGGTTAAACCAACCATACGACGAAACCCTCACCGGATTGGAAGATTTGGACTGGGCCAGGAAAATTGAGCAGAAAGGCTTTGTTATTGCTTACGAAGCCGATGCCCCTATCGTTCATGTTCACGAAGAATCGATTTCCAAAATAAAAAACCGCTATATGCGCGAAGCTATAGCACTGAAAAGGATCTTCCCGAAGCAACGGATGAGCTTGCTTGATTTTGCAAGATTGTACCTGGCAAACACTTTTAGCGATATGGTACATGCCAGGCATGATGGTGTGCTGCTCAAAAACATTTCGGAAATAGTACGCTTCAGATACATGCAGTTTTGGGGAACGTACAAAGGATTTAAGCAAGGGGAAGTGAATACGCGTTTGAGGCAGCGTTTTTATTACCCCAATGGCCTGCGTAAAAGCACCATAGAAGAAAGAGAAAATGCCGAAAAGATTGTGTATTTAAAGGGCAACCACGCCAGTTAA
- a CDS encoding acylneuraminate cytidylyltransferase: MTDKYKLVAIVPMRHSSERVPGKNYRDFAGKPLFHHVVGTLLECELIDKVIIDTDSPIVIEQTKEAFPDVIVLERPEHLRDGSIPMNDVLMNSINQVPSEFYLQTHSTNPILSAKTVAAGIKKFFEVYPMYDSLFSVTRKNVRYWDSLARPINHNPNILLRTQDLPPIFEENSCMYLFTKEILAKKHNRIGDRPFLFEMMEEEAQDIDVELNFIMAELLYKQLNNIQ; the protein is encoded by the coding sequence ATGACAGATAAATATAAACTTGTTGCCATTGTACCTATGCGCCATTCCAGCGAACGGGTACCGGGCAAAAATTACCGGGATTTTGCCGGCAAGCCGCTTTTTCATCATGTTGTTGGCACCTTGCTGGAGTGCGAACTAATTGATAAGGTAATTATAGATACCGATAGCCCGATCGTTATCGAGCAAACAAAAGAAGCTTTCCCGGACGTAATTGTACTAGAGCGCCCGGAACATCTGAGAGATGGCAGCATCCCCATGAATGATGTGCTGATGAATTCCATCAACCAGGTGCCTTCCGAATTTTATCTGCAAACGCATAGCACCAACCCAATTCTCTCCGCAAAAACAGTGGCTGCAGGAATTAAGAAGTTTTTTGAAGTCTACCCGATGTATGATTCCCTCTTCTCGGTAACGCGTAAAAATGTAAGGTATTGGGATAGCCTTGCCAGGCCAATTAACCACAACCCAAATATCCTGCTCCGCACTCAGGACCTCCCCCCTATTTTTGAGGAGAACTCCTGCATGTACCTTTTTACAAAAGAGATCTTAGCTAAAAAGCACAACCGTATCGGCGACAGGCCCTTTCTGTTTGAAATGATGGAAGAGGAAGCGCAGGATATCGATGTGGAGCTTAATTTTATCATGGCCGAATTACTTTACAAACAATTAAATAATATTCAATGA
- a CDS encoding phosphoglycerate dehydrogenase, translating into MKVLVTCPPMLRAIDQLRHHFEEKGIELVTPNVVQVLTEEELIELVPTVDAWIIGDDPATEKVFTAGKAGKLVAAVKWGVGVDNVDFKACEKLGIPIANTPRMFGNEVADMALAYFTGLARESYKVDREVRAGNWIKPAGMSLTGKTVALVGLGDIGLATAKRLKAFDVIINAYDPFTRLTAAEAGVDTIVPFPEKLQDADFVVITCALTPSSYHLINQTSISQMKDGVIIINVSRGGLIDESALIAALQSGKVKSAGLDVFEVEPLPADSPLRQFDQCIFGTHNGSNTKEAVIRASLRAIEILFGYLNIK; encoded by the coding sequence ATGAAGGTTTTAGTAACATGCCCGCCAATGCTTAGGGCGATTGACCAGTTAAGGCATCATTTTGAAGAAAAAGGAATAGAGCTGGTTACGCCAAACGTAGTACAGGTATTAACAGAAGAGGAGCTGATTGAACTGGTCCCTACCGTTGATGCCTGGATAATTGGCGATGACCCCGCTACCGAAAAAGTATTTACCGCCGGCAAAGCTGGTAAGCTGGTAGCCGCCGTGAAATGGGGCGTTGGCGTAGATAACGTAGATTTTAAAGCTTGCGAAAAGCTGGGCATCCCAATTGCAAATACACCACGGATGTTTGGCAACGAGGTAGCAGATATGGCCCTCGCCTACTTTACGGGCCTGGCACGCGAAAGCTACAAGGTTGATAGGGAAGTACGCGCCGGCAACTGGATAAAACCTGCCGGCATGAGCCTGACAGGCAAAACCGTTGCGCTGGTTGGCCTGGGCGATATTGGCCTCGCCACCGCAAAAAGGCTGAAAGCATTCGATGTGATCATCAACGCGTATGACCCGTTTACCAGGTTAACTGCAGCAGAAGCCGGTGTTGACACAATTGTGCCATTCCCCGAAAAATTGCAGGATGCCGATTTTGTGGTGATCACCTGCGCATTAACCCCTTCCAGCTATCATTTAATCAACCAAACCAGCATCAGCCAGATGAAAGATGGTGTGATCATTATCAACGTATCCCGCGGTGGGCTGATAGATGAAAGCGCCTTAATTGCTGCATTGCAAAGCGGTAAAGTTAAATCGGCCGGTTTAGATGTGTTTGAGGTTGAACCGCTGCCGGCTGATAGTCCGCTGCGCCAGTTTGACCAGTGCATTTTTGGCACACACAATGGCTCAAATACCAAAGAAGCCGTGATCAGGGCCAGTTTGCGCGCCATTGAAATATTGTTTGGCTACCTAAATATCAAATAA
- a CDS encoding GDP-mannose 4,6-dehydratase (catalyzes the formation of GDP-4-dehydro-6-deoxy-D-mannose from GDP mannose): protein MTKKIALVTGITGQDGAYLADLLLSKGYEVHGIKRRSSLFNTDRIDHIYHDPHDEDQRFVLHYGDLSDSTNLIRIIQQVQPDEIYNLGAMSHVKVSFDTPEYTANADGIGTLRILEAVRLLNLTKKTKIYQASTSELYGLVQAVPQSETTPFYPRSPYAVAKLYAYWITVNYREAYNMFACNGILFNHESPLRGETFVTRKITRAVAKIAMKLQDKMFLGNLDAQRDWGHAKDYVEAMYLILQQDVAEDFVIATGVTTTVREFVRLAFGEVGVEVEFKGTGENEKGFVVKCNNPEFQLETGAEVVCVDSAYFRPTEVELLIGDPTKSNEKLGWKPKYDLKALIEEMVAADVELFQREKLLKDSGYKIKNQFE from the coding sequence ATGACGAAAAAAATCGCCTTAGTAACTGGTATCACAGGACAGGACGGAGCTTATTTAGCTGACTTATTATTATCTAAAGGATACGAAGTACATGGTATTAAACGCCGTAGTTCTTTATTTAATACTGATCGTATAGATCATATCTATCATGACCCACATGATGAAGATCAGCGTTTTGTACTCCACTACGGCGATTTATCCGATTCAACCAACCTGATCCGCATTATACAGCAGGTACAGCCAGATGAGATCTATAATCTGGGGGCTATGTCTCACGTAAAAGTGAGTTTTGATACCCCCGAGTATACAGCCAACGCTGATGGTATTGGTACGCTAAGAATACTGGAGGCGGTAAGGCTTTTAAACCTCACCAAAAAAACAAAGATATACCAGGCGTCAACGTCAGAGTTATACGGTTTGGTGCAGGCGGTTCCACAATCAGAAACCACTCCGTTTTACCCACGGTCGCCTTATGCTGTAGCTAAACTATATGCCTACTGGATCACCGTAAATTATCGCGAAGCTTATAACATGTTCGCCTGTAACGGCATATTGTTCAACCACGAAAGCCCGTTAAGGGGTGAAACCTTTGTTACCCGCAAAATTACCCGTGCCGTAGCCAAAATAGCGATGAAACTGCAGGATAAAATGTTTTTAGGGAATTTAGATGCACAGCGCGACTGGGGACATGCTAAAGATTACGTAGAAGCAATGTATCTTATTTTGCAGCAGGACGTAGCAGAAGATTTTGTAATTGCTACCGGCGTAACCACAACTGTACGCGAATTTGTTCGGTTGGCGTTTGGCGAAGTTGGCGTTGAGGTAGAATTTAAGGGAACCGGCGAAAACGAAAAGGGATTTGTAGTAAAATGTAACAATCCGGAATTTCAGTTAGAAACAGGCGCTGAAGTTGTATGTGTTGACTCCGCATATTTCAGACCAACAGAGGTGGAATTATTAATTGGCGACCCTACCAAATCTAACGAAAAATTGGGTTGGAAGCCTAAATATGATTTGAAAGCGCTGATTGAGGAAATGGTTGCTGCTGATGTTGAACTTTTCCAGCGCGAGAAATTGCTTAAAGACTCTGGGTACAAGATCAAAAATCAATTCGAATAA
- a CDS encoding GDP-fucose synthetase: MEKTDKVYVAGHRGMVGSAILQQLKKEGFTNLVTRTSAELDLRNQQQVADFFESEKPEYVFLAAAKVGGIMANNTYRADFLYENLQIQNNVIHSSYLYEVKKLMFLGSSCIYPKMAPQPLKEEYLLTGLLEPTNEPYAIAKIAGIKMCDAYVAQYGCNFVSVMPTNLYGYNDNYHPQNSHVLPALIRRFHEAKLQQSPSVTIWGTGTPKREFLFAEDLAEACYYLMQNHDETGLINIGTGEDISIKDLALLIKNVVGYQGEILFDHTKPDGTPRKLMDVSKLRSLGWVYKTSLENGIALAYADFLKSSN; encoded by the coding sequence ATGGAAAAAACAGACAAGGTTTACGTTGCCGGCCATCGGGGCATGGTTGGATCTGCAATTTTACAGCAATTAAAAAAAGAGGGATTCACCAACCTGGTAACGCGGACCTCTGCTGAGTTAGATCTGCGTAACCAGCAGCAGGTAGCAGATTTTTTTGAGTCGGAAAAGCCTGAATATGTGTTTTTGGCAGCTGCCAAAGTTGGTGGTATCATGGCTAACAACACCTATCGTGCTGATTTCTTATATGAGAATTTACAAATACAAAACAACGTAATCCATTCATCCTATCTGTATGAGGTTAAAAAGCTCATGTTTTTGGGGTCAAGCTGTATTTATCCAAAAATGGCCCCACAGCCGCTAAAGGAAGAATACCTGCTCACCGGCTTGCTCGAACCCACCAATGAGCCCTACGCTATTGCAAAAATTGCGGGCATCAAAATGTGTGATGCCTACGTTGCTCAATATGGCTGCAATTTTGTTTCAGTTATGCCAACAAACTTATATGGCTATAACGATAACTATCACCCGCAGAACTCGCATGTGTTGCCAGCATTGATCAGAAGGTTCCATGAGGCCAAATTACAACAGTCGCCATCGGTAACCATATGGGGCACAGGCACACCAAAAAGAGAGTTTTTATTTGCGGAAGATCTTGCCGAAGCCTGTTACTACCTAATGCAAAATCATGACGAAACCGGCTTAATTAACATAGGCACCGGCGAAGATATATCGATAAAAGATTTGGCTTTATTGATTAAAAACGTAGTTGGATATCAAGGCGAAATTTTATTTGACCACACCAAACCAGATGGCACGCCGCGGAAGTTAATGGATGTAAGTAAACTACGCAGTTTGGGCTGGGTGTATAAAACCAGCCTGGAGAACGGCATAGCTTTAGCCTATGCAGATTTTCTTAAAAGCAGTAATTAA